A single window of Streptomyces griseoviridis DNA harbors:
- a CDS encoding DUF5999 family protein: MCQHKPACPSAASADRESARLLAHHPEQGWSLLCNGVLLFEDTGELLPDGSVINPHRPVGTGHVMTAA, from the coding sequence ATGTGCCAGCACAAACCAGCGTGCCCCTCAGCAGCCTCCGCCGACCGGGAGTCCGCGCGGCTCCTGGCCCACCACCCGGAGCAGGGGTGGAGCCTGCTGTGCAACGGCGTCCTCCTCTTCGAGGACACCGGTGAACTGCTGCCCGACGGCAGCGTCATCAACCCGCACCGCCCGGTGGGCACGGGACACGTGATGACCGCCGCCTGA
- a CDS encoding LacI family DNA-binding transcriptional regulator, translating to MTAHEAGAEGGADARGRVTITEIAREAGVSVPTVSRVVNGRSDVSPATRARVEDLLLRHGYRKRPASNGTRAALLDLVFNDLDSPWAVEIIRGVEEVAHAAGVGTVVSAIHGRSGDAREWMRNLRARASDGVVLVTSALDPLLHEELRALGVPLVVVDPAGSPALDVPTIGAANWAGGMAATDHLLGLGHRRIGLIAGPPRLLCSRARYDGYRAALEGAGVPVDDALVVPGDFRPESGFRGCDTLLDLERPPTAVFAASDQMALGAIEALRRRGLRVPEDMSVVGFDDLPEVRWSAPPLTTVRQPLADMGKLAVRTVLRLTRDERPDSARVELGTELVVRASTAPPRTRPE from the coding sequence GTGACAGCACACGAGGCAGGCGCCGAGGGGGGCGCCGACGCCCGGGGCAGGGTCACCATCACGGAGATCGCCCGGGAGGCCGGGGTGTCGGTGCCGACCGTGTCCCGGGTGGTCAACGGCAGGTCGGACGTCTCCCCCGCGACCCGGGCCCGCGTCGAGGACCTGCTGCTGCGCCACGGCTACCGCAAGCGCCCCGCGTCGAACGGCACCAGGGCCGCCCTGCTCGACCTGGTCTTCAACGACCTCGACAGCCCCTGGGCCGTGGAGATCATCCGGGGCGTGGAGGAGGTCGCGCACGCGGCCGGGGTGGGCACGGTGGTCTCGGCGATCCACGGGCGCTCGGGCGACGCCCGCGAGTGGATGCGCAACCTCAGGGCCCGCGCCTCGGACGGCGTCGTCCTGGTCACCTCGGCGCTCGATCCGCTGCTGCACGAGGAGTTGCGCGCCCTCGGCGTCCCGCTGGTCGTCGTCGACCCGGCGGGCTCCCCCGCCCTGGACGTCCCGACCATCGGCGCGGCCAACTGGGCGGGCGGGATGGCCGCCACCGACCATCTGCTGGGCCTCGGCCACCGCCGGATCGGCCTGATCGCGGGACCGCCCCGGCTGCTCTGCTCCCGGGCCAGGTACGACGGCTACCGCGCGGCCCTGGAGGGCGCGGGCGTCCCGGTCGACGACGCTCTCGTCGTCCCCGGCGACTTCCGCCCGGAGTCGGGGTTCCGGGGCTGCGACACCCTGCTCGACCTGGAGCGGCCGCCGACGGCGGTGTTCGCGGCCAGCGACCAGATGGCCCTGGGCGCGATCGAGGCGCTGCGCCGGCGCGGCCTGCGGGTGCCCGAGGACATGAGCGTGGTGGGTTTCGACGACCTTCCGGAAGTCCGCTGGTCGGCGCCGCCGCTCACCACCGTCCGCCAACCTCTCGCGGACATGGGCAAGTTGGCGGTCCGCACGGTGCTGCGGCTGACCCGGGACGAGCGCCCCGACTCCGCGCGGGTGGAACTGGGCACGGAACTCGTCGTCCGCGCCAGCACCGCGCCCCCGCGGACCCGCCCGGAGTGA
- a CDS encoding endo-1,4-beta-xylanase, translated as MRRTRPRLIGALATALLATGVGAGPPAQANSAPAATTSAQTAPAPAKKQPTLAELARRQGRYFGSATDNPELTDTAYTALLGREFDMITPGNGMKWYATEPRQGVFDWTNGDEIVGLARAHHQRVRAHTLVWHSQLPDWLTGRDWTPDELRAVLKKHILAEVGHYRGKVYSWDVVNEAFNEDGSYRDTLWYRTLGPGYIADALRWAHQADPRAKLYLNDYNIDGVGAKSDAYYRLAKDLLARGVPLDGIGLQAHLALQYGYPATLEDNLRRFSGLGLDTALTEVDVRMQLPADAAKLATQAQWYRELTAACLAVRRCVGVTVWDYTDKYSWIPAVFPGEGAALPWDEQLRPKPAYAAIRQALGGGQPLS; from the coding sequence ATGCGCAGGACCCGTCCACGACTGATCGGCGCGCTCGCCACCGCGCTGCTCGCCACCGGCGTCGGCGCCGGCCCGCCCGCGCAGGCGAACTCCGCGCCCGCCGCGACCACTTCGGCGCAGACGGCACCGGCGCCCGCGAAGAAACAGCCGACCCTCGCCGAACTGGCCCGGCGCCAGGGCCGGTACTTCGGCAGCGCCACCGACAACCCCGAACTCACCGACACCGCCTACACCGCGCTGCTGGGCCGCGAGTTCGACATGATCACCCCGGGCAACGGGATGAAGTGGTACGCCACCGAACCCCGGCAGGGCGTCTTCGACTGGACGAACGGCGACGAGATCGTCGGCCTCGCCCGCGCGCACCACCAGCGGGTCAGAGCCCACACCCTGGTCTGGCACTCGCAGTTGCCCGACTGGCTCACCGGCCGCGACTGGACACCGGACGAGCTGCGCGCGGTGCTGAAGAAGCACATCCTCGCCGAGGTGGGGCACTACCGCGGCAAGGTCTACTCCTGGGACGTCGTCAACGAGGCGTTCAACGAGGACGGCAGCTACCGGGACACCCTCTGGTACCGCACCCTCGGCCCCGGATACATCGCGGACGCGCTGCGCTGGGCCCATCAGGCCGACCCGCGCGCCAAGTTGTACCTCAACGACTACAACATCGACGGCGTGGGGGCCAAGAGCGACGCCTACTACCGGCTGGCCAAGGACCTCTTGGCGCGGGGTGTGCCGCTCGACGGCATCGGCCTCCAGGCCCATCTGGCGCTCCAGTACGGGTATCCGGCCACCCTGGAGGACAACCTCCGCCGGTTCTCCGGGCTCGGCCTCGACACCGCGCTCACCGAGGTCGACGTCCGGATGCAACTTCCCGCCGACGCAGCGAAGTTGGCCACCCAGGCGCAGTGGTACCGGGAACTGACGGCGGCCTGCCTCGCGGTGCGGCGGTGCGTGGGCGTCACCGTCTGGGACTACACCGACAAGTACTCGTGGATCCCCGCGGTCTTCCCCGGGGAGGGCGCCGCGCTGCCCTGGGACGAACAGCTGCGGCCCAAGCCCGCCTACGCCGCGATCCGGCAGGCACTCGGCGGCGGGCAGCCGCTCTCCTGA
- a CDS encoding carbohydrate ABC transporter permease has translation MAVPLLYAVLSGFKSTDQLSRNPVGLPAPWNPGNYTGILGSGDFWRLVGNSTLIAVATTVLVVALSALAAFSFARFAFRGREVLFTVFTMGLMFPFAVAALPLFLLLRSLGLLDNPLGVILPQAAFGLPMTIIILRAFFRQIPGELEEAATLDGCGPFGFFWRVLLPMARPALGTVSVLAIVTSWNNFFLPLLVFTDNTWWTLPIGVQQFQGQYSADYARVFAYLVLAMVPALAFYSVAERQLVGGLTAGATKG, from the coding sequence ATGGCCGTACCGCTGCTCTACGCGGTCCTCTCCGGCTTCAAGTCCACCGACCAGCTCTCCCGCAACCCCGTCGGACTGCCCGCGCCCTGGAACCCCGGCAACTACACCGGGATCCTCGGCTCGGGGGACTTCTGGCGGCTGGTCGGCAACAGCACGCTGATCGCGGTGGCGACGACCGTGCTCGTGGTCGCGCTCTCCGCGCTCGCCGCGTTCTCCTTCGCCCGCTTCGCCTTCCGGGGCCGGGAGGTGCTGTTCACCGTCTTCACCATGGGGCTGATGTTCCCCTTCGCGGTCGCCGCGCTGCCGCTGTTCCTGCTGCTGCGCTCCCTCGGCCTGCTGGACAACCCGCTGGGGGTGATCCTGCCGCAGGCCGCGTTCGGACTGCCGATGACCATCATCATCCTGCGCGCCTTCTTCCGGCAGATCCCCGGCGAACTCGAGGAGGCCGCCACCCTCGACGGCTGCGGCCCCTTCGGCTTCTTCTGGCGGGTGCTGCTGCCGATGGCCCGGCCTGCCCTCGGCACGGTGTCGGTGCTCGCGATCGTCACCAGCTGGAACAACTTCTTCCTGCCGCTGCTGGTGTTCACCGACAACACCTGGTGGACCCTGCCGATCGGCGTCCAGCAGTTCCAGGGCCAGTACTCGGCGGACTACGCGCGCGTCTTCGCCTACCTCGTCCTCGCCATGGTCCCGGCCCTGGCCTTCTACAGCGTCGCCGAACGCCAGTTGGTCGGCGGCCTCACCGCGGGCGCCACGAAGGGATGA
- a CDS encoding carbohydrate ABC transporter permease encodes MTSTFLPDGRTGPDLAPPPPAADQARGRRRRRTLNLLTAVGFQLPALVLFIGLVLLPMLFALYASVFRWGGFGMPTDYTGADNFTRLFQDPVFLGDLWRCLLLVLLSLALQLPFALAMAVLLNQRLRGRAVYRMLFFAPYVLSEAITGVLFSMVFAPDDGLADHVLGAIGLAGLGGEWFADPSTVMATLFLVMTWKYFGFHMMLYLAGLQSIPAELTEAALIDGAGPWQRFRNVTLPLLAPTLRISVFLSVIGSVQLFDLVWVVTQGGPDHHSETLAVTMFQYGFKRYQVGYASAISVVMFGICLVFSLAYQRFVLRRDLEGATTTMRGGGA; translated from the coding sequence ATGACCTCCACCTTCCTCCCGGACGGCCGGACGGGTCCCGACCTCGCGCCGCCGCCCCCCGCCGCCGACCAGGCGCGGGGGCGCAGGCGGCGGCGCACCCTGAACCTGCTCACCGCGGTCGGCTTCCAACTCCCCGCCCTGGTGCTCTTCATCGGCCTGGTCCTGCTCCCCATGCTGTTCGCGCTGTACGCCTCCGTCTTCCGCTGGGGCGGCTTCGGCATGCCGACGGACTACACCGGAGCCGACAACTTCACCCGCCTCTTCCAGGACCCCGTCTTCCTCGGCGACCTGTGGCGCTGCCTGCTCCTGGTGCTGCTGTCCCTCGCGCTGCAACTGCCGTTCGCGCTCGCCATGGCCGTCCTCCTCAACCAGCGGCTGCGCGGCCGTGCCGTCTACCGGATGCTGTTCTTCGCGCCCTACGTGCTCTCCGAGGCCATCACCGGCGTGCTGTTCAGCATGGTCTTCGCGCCGGACGACGGACTCGCCGACCACGTCCTGGGCGCGATCGGCCTGGCCGGACTCGGCGGGGAGTGGTTCGCCGACCCCTCGACCGTCATGGCGACCCTCTTCCTCGTCATGACGTGGAAGTACTTCGGCTTCCACATGATGCTCTACCTGGCCGGACTCCAGTCCATCCCGGCCGAGTTGACCGAGGCCGCGCTGATCGACGGCGCGGGACCCTGGCAGCGCTTTCGCAACGTCACCCTGCCGCTGCTCGCCCCCACCCTGCGCATCAGCGTCTTCCTGTCGGTGATCGGCTCCGTCCAACTCTTCGACCTGGTCTGGGTGGTCACCCAGGGCGGACCCGACCACCACTCGGAGACGCTCGCCGTGACGATGTTCCAGTACGGCTTCAAGCGCTACCAGGTCGGCTACGCCAGCGCGATCAGCGTCGTCATGTTCGGCATCTGCCTCGTCTTCTCCCTTGCCTACCAGCGGTTCGTGCTCCGCCGCGACCTCGAAGGGGCCACCACCACGATGCGCGGAGGCGGCGCGTGA
- a CDS encoding extracellular solute-binding protein — protein sequence MGDRELSRRGFLATSAAAGLGMTALSGCGGDSDGDSSSGTTTIEWWNISTTQPTKSVWAALAKKFEAQNPHVKLKIVQLENDAYKSKMTALTASGKLPDVFHTWGGGVLRQQVDAGLVENLSDRTKPWSEGLLPVAKEPYLLDKKVYGIPFDIGMVGFWYNKALFQRAGVSEPPTTWAQFLETVSKLKAAKITPIALAGKEKWPGMYYWAYLAMRTAGIDALQKASDTKDFSDPGIVRAGAHLKELVALQPFQKGFLGAAYSAPTGQAATVGNGKAAMELMGQWAPVVEADAGKGLGSDLGFFPFPAVEGGKGSITEVFGGGGAHALRRGAPQAAVDFLKFFASEASDLELVKKTGVLPVVPAAEKGLSDPNTKAVQAQLKAATGFQLYLDQAYAPAVGQEVNDSVAALIAGSKSPEQVAQSITKTAKTEQ from the coding sequence ATGGGCGACCGGGAACTGTCCCGCCGCGGCTTCCTCGCGACCTCCGCCGCGGCCGGGCTCGGCATGACGGCACTGAGCGGCTGCGGAGGGGACTCGGACGGGGACTCCTCGTCGGGCACCACCACGATCGAGTGGTGGAACATCTCCACGACCCAGCCCACCAAGAGCGTATGGGCCGCGCTCGCCAAGAAGTTCGAGGCCCAGAACCCGCACGTGAAGCTCAAGATCGTGCAGTTGGAGAACGACGCCTACAAGTCGAAGATGACGGCGCTCACCGCCTCGGGCAAGCTCCCTGACGTCTTCCACACCTGGGGCGGCGGCGTCCTGCGGCAACAGGTCGACGCCGGACTCGTCGAGAACCTCTCCGACCGCACCAAGCCGTGGTCCGAGGGCCTGTTGCCGGTCGCCAAGGAGCCCTACCTGCTCGACAAGAAGGTGTACGGCATCCCGTTCGACATCGGCATGGTCGGCTTCTGGTACAACAAGGCGCTCTTCCAGCGGGCCGGCGTCAGCGAGCCGCCCACCACCTGGGCCCAATTCCTCGAAACTGTCAGCAAGTTGAAGGCCGCGAAGATCACGCCGATCGCCCTCGCCGGCAAGGAGAAGTGGCCCGGCATGTACTACTGGGCGTACCTCGCGATGCGCACCGCCGGGATCGACGCCCTCCAGAAGGCCAGCGACACCAAGGACTTCAGCGACCCCGGCATCGTGCGGGCCGGCGCCCACCTGAAGGAACTGGTCGCACTCCAGCCGTTCCAGAAGGGGTTCCTCGGCGCCGCCTACTCCGCGCCGACCGGCCAGGCCGCCACCGTCGGCAACGGCAAGGCCGCGATGGAACTCATGGGCCAGTGGGCGCCGGTGGTCGAGGCGGACGCGGGCAAGGGCCTCGGCTCCGACCTGGGCTTCTTCCCGTTCCCCGCGGTCGAGGGCGGCAAGGGCTCGATCACCGAGGTGTTCGGCGGCGGCGGAGCGCACGCCCTGCGCCGCGGCGCCCCGCAGGCCGCCGTCGACTTCCTGAAGTTCTTCGCGTCCGAGGCCAGCGACCTCGAACTGGTCAAGAAGACCGGCGTCCTGCCCGTCGTACCGGCCGCCGAGAAGGGGCTCAGCGACCCCAACACCAAGGCCGTGCAGGCCCAGTTGAAGGCCGCCACCGGCTTCCAGCTCTACCTCGACCAGGCCTACGCGCCCGCCGTGGGACAGGAGGTCAACGACAGCGTGGCCGCCCTCATCGCCGGCTCCAAGTCCCCCGAGCAGGTGGCGCAGTCGATCACGAAGACCGCGAAGACGGAGCAGTAA
- a CDS encoding APC family permease produces the protein MVYGLARRQLRPKVPLRPGEGDKQRLTSLEGLSALSLDALSSVAYGPEAIVVVLVVAGTGALTATLPITLAITFLLAVLVISYGQVIAVHPDGGGAYAVARKDLGPRFSLLAAASLVVDYVLTVAVSLAAGADALASAFPAVAGEKLLICLLGLALLTVVNLWGVAESARVLMLPTLVFVVAIFGVIVVGLFRSHPAAVVGTYQPVHVEQTLGVLLILKAFSSGCSALTGVEAIANAVPSFRTPRIRRAQVTELMLGALLGVMLIGLAVLIRRDHVVPRGDVTVLAQLTAGAYGDGWAYYVTNLSVTLVLLLAANTSFGGLPVLMSLLARDHRLPHLFGLRAERPVYRYGVVVLALLAALLLLASDADTFRLIPLFAIGVFTGFTLSQTGLVRHWAGERPAGWRRRAVINGTGAVLTSVAGVILLTTKFLEGAWVVVIAVPLLMLLFARIQRYYTDVGAELQLGRVPDPPDRRAGSLVIVPVGEVSRLTRLAVGAALALGDEVVAVAVHGDPRKSQALHQAWDAWNPGVRLDIVDSPHHSLVQPIVDYVQRAVDENATEGGRQIAVLIPEVEPRHRRYEILQNQRGLLLATVLRARTDVVVCLVPFRLKV, from the coding sequence TTGGTGTACGGCCTGGCACGGCGTCAGCTGCGACCCAAGGTGCCGCTGCGGCCCGGTGAGGGCGACAAGCAGCGCCTGACCAGCCTGGAGGGCCTGTCCGCGCTCTCCCTCGACGCGCTCAGCTCGGTCGCCTACGGCCCCGAGGCCATCGTCGTCGTGCTGGTCGTCGCCGGCACCGGGGCGCTCACGGCCACCCTGCCGATCACCCTCGCCATCACCTTCCTGCTGGCCGTGCTGGTGATCTCGTACGGGCAGGTCATCGCCGTCCACCCGGACGGCGGCGGCGCCTACGCCGTGGCCCGCAAGGACCTCGGCCCCAGGTTCAGCCTGCTGGCCGCCGCCTCCCTCGTCGTCGACTACGTCCTCACCGTCGCCGTCAGCCTCGCGGCCGGCGCCGACGCGCTGGCCTCCGCCTTCCCCGCCGTCGCCGGCGAGAAGCTGCTCATCTGCCTGCTGGGCCTGGCGTTGCTGACGGTGGTGAACCTGTGGGGCGTCGCGGAGAGCGCCCGGGTGCTGATGCTGCCGACGCTGGTGTTCGTCGTGGCCATCTTCGGGGTGATCGTCGTCGGCCTGTTCCGCTCCCACCCGGCGGCCGTCGTCGGCACCTACCAGCCCGTGCACGTCGAGCAGACGCTCGGGGTGCTGCTGATCCTGAAGGCGTTCTCCTCCGGGTGCTCCGCGCTGACCGGCGTCGAGGCCATCGCCAACGCCGTGCCCAGCTTCCGCACCCCGAGGATCCGCCGCGCCCAGGTCACCGAACTGATGCTGGGCGCCCTGCTGGGCGTCATGCTGATCGGCCTGGCCGTGCTGATCCGCCGCGACCATGTGGTGCCGCGCGGTGACGTGACCGTCCTCGCGCAGCTCACCGCGGGCGCCTACGGGGACGGCTGGGCGTACTACGTCACCAACCTCTCCGTCACCCTGGTCCTGCTGCTCGCGGCCAACACCAGCTTCGGCGGGCTGCCGGTGCTGATGAGCCTGCTCGCCCGCGACCACCGGCTGCCGCACCTGTTCGGGCTGCGGGCCGAGCGGCCCGTCTACCGGTACGGCGTGGTGGTGCTCGCGCTGCTGGCCGCGCTGCTGCTGCTCGCGTCCGACGCGGACACCTTCCGGCTGATCCCGCTGTTCGCCATCGGCGTCTTCACCGGCTTCACCCTCAGCCAGACCGGCCTGGTCAGGCACTGGGCGGGCGAGCGTCCGGCCGGCTGGAGACGGCGCGCGGTGATCAACGGCACCGGCGCGGTCCTCACCAGCGTGGCCGGTGTCATCCTGCTCACCACCAAGTTCCTCGAAGGCGCCTGGGTGGTGGTGATCGCGGTGCCGCTGCTGATGCTGCTGTTCGCGCGCATCCAGCGCTACTACACCGACGTCGGCGCCGAGTTGCAGCTCGGCCGGGTCCCCGATCCGCCCGACCGGCGTGCCGGGAGCCTGGTGATCGTGCCGGTCGGCGAGGTCAGCAGGCTCACCCGGCTCGCGGTCGGCGCCGCGCTGGCGCTGGGCGACGAGGTGGTCGCCGTCGCCGTGCACGGCGATCCGCGCAAGTCCCAGGCGCTGCACCAGGCGTGGGACGCGTGGAACCCGGGGGTGCGGCTCGACATCGTCGACAGCCCGCACCACTCGCTGGTCCAGCCGATCGTGGACTACGTGCAGCGGGCGGTCGACGAGAACGCCACCGAGGGCGGGCGGCAGATCGCCGTGCTCATCCCCGAGGTCGAGCCCCGGCACCGCCGCTACGAGATCCTCCAGAACCAGCGCGGGCTGCTCCTCGCCACCGTGCTGCGGGCCCGCACCGATGTCGTGGTGTGTCTGGTGCCCTTCCGGCTGAAGGTCTGA
- a CDS encoding APC family permease, whose product MGPTEQQPAGGRLRAWMLQGLSEINSKGDRAAAAAEPAHRGQAWYRVMCLTGVDYFSTLGYQPGIAALAAGLLSPIATIVLVLVTLAGALPVYRRVAQESPHGAGSIAMLERLLSFWKGKLFVLTMLGFAATDFLITITLSAADASTHLVENPHLNNALHDQQMIITLVLVALLGAVFLKGFLEAVGVATALVGLYLTLNVVVVSVGIWHVVTAEHVVTDWATALTAEHGDVLAMVGVALIVFPKLALGLSGFETGVAVMPHVKGDPDDTEERPTGRIRDAKKLLTTAALIMSVFLITTSFITTLLIPAKEFQPGGDANGRALAYLAHSYLGGAFGTVYDISTIAILWFAGASAMAGLLNLMPRYLPRYGMAPHWARAVRPMVIVFTLVAFLVTWIFDANVDAQGGAYATGVLVLISSASIAVTIAARKAGQRDWTIGFAVIATVFLYTTVVNVIERPDGVKIGACFIAGIILVSLLSRLARAFELRVTSVTLDPLAERFIRDMASRKIRFIANEPDQRDKAEYREKLEQIRNDHDIPGEDFVFVEVTVVDPSEFESVLAVRGEVLHDRYRVLTLESSSISNALAAFLLHVRDATGRTPHIYFEWTEGNPFANFLRFFLFGQGEVAPVTREVLREAEPDRALRPRVHTG is encoded by the coding sequence ATGGGCCCCACCGAGCAGCAGCCCGCGGGCGGTCGCCTGCGCGCCTGGATGCTCCAGGGGCTGTCCGAGATCAACAGCAAGGGGGACCGGGCCGCGGCGGCGGCCGAGCCGGCCCACCGGGGGCAGGCCTGGTACCGGGTGATGTGCCTGACGGGCGTCGACTACTTCTCGACCCTCGGCTACCAGCCGGGCATCGCGGCGCTCGCGGCCGGGCTGCTGTCGCCGATCGCGACGATCGTGCTGGTCCTGGTCACCCTGGCGGGCGCGCTGCCGGTCTACCGGCGGGTGGCCCAGGAGAGCCCGCACGGGGCCGGGTCGATCGCGATGCTGGAGCGGCTGCTGTCGTTCTGGAAGGGCAAGCTGTTCGTCCTGACGATGCTGGGGTTCGCCGCCACCGACTTCCTGATCACCATCACCCTGTCGGCGGCCGACGCCTCGACCCACCTGGTCGAGAACCCGCACCTGAACAACGCCCTGCACGACCAACAGATGATCATCACCCTGGTCCTGGTGGCGCTGCTCGGGGCGGTGTTCCTCAAGGGGTTCCTCGAGGCGGTCGGCGTCGCGACCGCGCTGGTGGGCCTCTACCTCACGCTGAACGTCGTCGTCGTGTCCGTCGGCATCTGGCACGTGGTGACCGCCGAACACGTGGTCACGGACTGGGCCACCGCCCTCACCGCCGAGCACGGCGATGTCCTCGCCATGGTCGGCGTGGCCCTGATCGTCTTCCCCAAACTCGCCCTCGGCCTCTCCGGGTTCGAGACCGGCGTGGCCGTGATGCCGCACGTCAAGGGCGACCCGGACGACACCGAGGAACGGCCCACCGGCCGGATCAGGGACGCCAAGAAGCTGCTCACCACGGCCGCCCTGATCATGAGCGTGTTCCTGATCACGACCAGTTTCATCACCACGCTGCTGATCCCGGCGAAGGAGTTCCAGCCCGGCGGCGACGCCAACGGACGCGCGCTGGCGTATCTGGCCCACAGCTATCTGGGCGGCGCCTTCGGCACGGTCTACGACATCTCCACGATCGCCATCCTCTGGTTCGCGGGCGCCTCCGCGATGGCCGGGCTGCTCAACCTGATGCCGCGCTACCTGCCGCGCTACGGCATGGCCCCGCACTGGGCGCGTGCGGTGCGCCCGATGGTCATCGTCTTCACCCTGGTGGCCTTCCTGGTCACCTGGATCTTCGACGCGAACGTCGACGCCCAGGGCGGCGCCTACGCCACCGGCGTGCTGGTGCTGATCAGCTCCGCGTCGATCGCGGTGACGATCGCCGCCCGCAAGGCCGGACAGCGCGACTGGACCATCGGCTTCGCGGTGATCGCGACGGTCTTCCTCTACACGACGGTCGTGAACGTCATCGAGCGCCCCGACGGCGTGAAGATCGGCGCCTGCTTCATCGCGGGCATCATCCTCGTCTCGCTGCTCTCCCGGCTGGCCCGCGCCTTCGAGCTGCGCGTGACGAGCGTGACGCTCGACCCATTGGCGGAACGTTTCATCCGGGACATGGCCAGCCGGAAGATCCGGTTCATCGCCAACGAGCCCGACCAGCGGGACAAGGCCGAGTACCGGGAGAAGCTGGAGCAGATCCGCAACGACCACGACATCCCCGGCGAGGACTTCGTGTTCGTGGAGGTGACCGTCGTCGACCCGTCCGAGTTCGAGTCGGTGCTCGCCGTGCGCGGCGAGGTCCTGCACGACCGCTACCGGGTGCTCACCCTGGAGTCGTCGTCGATCTCCAACGCGCTGGCCGCCTTCCTGCTGCACGTGCGCGACGCGACCGGCCGCACCCCGCACATCTACTTCGAGTGGACCGAGGGCAACCCGTTCGCCAACTTCCTGCGCTTCTTCCTCTTCGGCCAGGGCGAGGTCGCCCCGGTCACCCGCGAGGTGCTGCGCGAGGCGGAACCCGACCGGGCGCTGCGCCCGCGCGTGCACACCGGCTGA
- a CDS encoding TOBE domain-containing protein translates to MQSYTIGQAARLLGVSPDTARRWADAGRVTTHRDESGRRLIEGHDLAAFSVELAKAGGAEEETPYTSVRNAFPGIVTAIKLGDVAAQVEIQAGPHRLVSLLTREAVEELGLEVGMEATARVKSTNVHIDRV, encoded by the coding sequence ATGCAGTCCTACACCATCGGCCAGGCAGCGCGGCTGCTCGGCGTGAGTCCCGACACCGCGCGCCGCTGGGCCGACGCGGGCCGGGTGACCACCCACCGCGACGAGAGCGGACGCCGGCTGATCGAGGGCCACGACCTCGCCGCGTTCTCGGTCGAACTCGCCAAGGCGGGCGGCGCCGAGGAGGAGACGCCGTACACCTCGGTGCGCAACGCCTTCCCCGGCATCGTCACCGCCATCAAACTCGGCGACGTCGCCGCCCAGGTGGAGATCCAGGCCGGACCGCACCGGCTGGTCTCCCTGCTCACCCGCGAGGCGGTGGAGGAACTCGGCCTGGAGGTCGGCATGGAGGCGACGGCCCGGGTGAAGTCGACCAACGTCCACATCGACCGCGTCTGA
- the modA gene encoding molybdate ABC transporter substrate-binding protein: MTRSARRTRRTLQVAGAGAAALLALSACSSSDSDSDAAGSDPSASASPKLSGTVTVFAAASLQGSFETLGKQFEKEHPGTKVTFSFGGSDTLAANITGGAPADVFAAASPKTMAIVTDKGDAAGAPATFVRNQLEIATLPGNPDKVTSLKDLTAPGLKVVLCDKTVPCGAAAQKALDASKLKLTPVSYEQDVKAALNKVVLKEADAAVVYKTDVQAAGDKVEGVEFPESATAINDYPITLLKNAPNAAAAKAFIALVQSADGQKVLTSAGFLKP, encoded by the coding sequence ATGACCCGTTCCGCGCGCCGGACCCGCCGCACGCTTCAGGTGGCCGGCGCAGGAGCCGCGGCGCTGCTCGCCCTGAGCGCCTGCTCCTCCTCCGACTCCGACTCGGACGCCGCCGGGTCCGACCCGTCGGCGTCCGCCTCCCCGAAGCTCTCCGGCACGGTCACCGTGTTCGCGGCCGCCTCCCTCCAGGGCAGCTTCGAGACGCTGGGCAAGCAGTTCGAGAAGGAACACCCGGGCACCAAGGTCACCTTCAGCTTCGGGGGCAGCGACACGCTCGCCGCGAACATCACCGGCGGCGCCCCCGCCGACGTCTTCGCCGCCGCCAGCCCCAAGACGATGGCGATCGTGACCGACAAGGGCGACGCGGCCGGCGCCCCCGCCACCTTCGTCCGCAACCAGCTGGAGATCGCCACCCTGCCGGGCAACCCCGACAAGGTGACCTCCCTGAAGGACCTCACCGCGCCGGGCCTGAAGGTCGTGCTGTGCGACAAGACGGTGCCCTGCGGCGCCGCCGCCCAGAAGGCCCTGGACGCCAGCAAGCTCAAGCTGACCCCGGTCTCCTACGAGCAGGACGTGAAGGCCGCGCTCAACAAGGTGGTCCTCAAGGAGGCCGACGCGGCCGTCGTCTACAAGACCGACGTGCAGGCCGCGGGCGACAAGGTCGAGGGCGTGGAGTTCCCCGAGTCCGCCACCGCCATCAACGACTACCCGATCACCCTCCTCAAGAACGCGCCGAACGCGGCAGCCGCCAAGGCGTTCATCGCCCTGGTCCAGTCCGCCGACGGCCAGAAGGTGCTGACCTCGGCCGGGTTCCTCAAGCCGTGA